The following are encoded in a window of Paenibacillus polymyxa genomic DNA:
- a CDS encoding phosphatidylglycerophosphatase A, protein MDKKKAPYSLNSKKVADATRELLHKRGVHLTEIAELVMLLQKKYYPTLTMEECIENVDKVLMKREVQNAVLTGIQLDILAEQGALLPPLQDMIENDEGLYGVDEILAFSIVNVYGSIGFTNYGYVDKLKPGVLERLNDKSLGPIHTFLDDIVGAIAASASSRIAHRKQAEREQELGEESAPNTTR, encoded by the coding sequence ATGGACAAGAAAAAAGCACCATACAGCTTGAATAGTAAAAAGGTAGCCGATGCCACCCGCGAGTTGCTGCACAAGCGTGGTGTACACCTGACTGAAATCGCAGAACTGGTCATGCTTTTACAAAAAAAATATTACCCGACCCTAACGATGGAAGAATGTATTGAGAATGTGGACAAGGTGCTGATGAAGCGCGAGGTTCAAAATGCAGTGCTCACGGGCATCCAACTCGATATCCTTGCCGAACAGGGCGCCCTTCTTCCCCCATTGCAGGACATGATTGAGAATGATGAGGGATTATACGGAGTGGATGAGATTCTGGCCTTCTCCATCGTAAATGTGTACGGCAGCATTGGATTTACCAATTACGGTTATGTTGATAAACTCAAACCCGGTGTTCTGGAACGCTTGAATGATAAAAGCCTCGGGCCGATCCATACGTTCCTGGACGACATCGTGGGCGCTATCGCAGCTTCGGCCAGCAGCCGTATCGCCCATCGCAAACAGGCAGAGCGCGAGCAGGAGCTTGGGGAAGAAAGTGCACCGAATACAACACGTTAA
- a CDS encoding GNAT family N-acetyltransferase, producing MANVTEGYTFRTMQADDYDQAIELWNGLDGLGLSEADSPERIARFLQRNEGLSFVCEYNGNIIGTILAGHDSRRGFLYHLGVATAHRGQGIAPRLVDKALSALLREGIDKCHLFVMEHNAGGQRFWSDNGWEKRDGILLYSRGL from the coding sequence ATGGCAAACGTAACTGAAGGATATACATTCCGTACGATGCAGGCTGACGATTATGATCAGGCCATTGAGCTTTGGAATGGCTTAGACGGATTAGGATTAAGCGAGGCCGACTCACCGGAGCGGATTGCACGCTTTTTACAACGGAACGAAGGACTTAGCTTTGTCTGTGAGTACAACGGAAACATTATAGGCACGATTTTAGCGGGTCACGATTCTCGCAGGGGGTTTTTGTATCATCTCGGTGTAGCCACAGCACATCGTGGTCAAGGGATCGCGCCCAGACTGGTGGATAAGGCGTTATCTGCTTTGCTGAGAGAAGGCATTGATAAATGTCATCTGTTTGTAATGGAGCATAACGCAGGGGGTCAACGCTTCTGGTCAGATAACGGCTGGGAGAAACGGGATGGAATTTT